The Apium graveolens cultivar Ventura chromosome 6, ASM990537v1, whole genome shotgun sequence genome contains a region encoding:
- the LOC141668328 gene encoding uncharacterized protein LOC141668328 codes for MLRSIPFSKTGQTHLTYLLIFIKHLSFSSSSLSNLATSLPKIQSLSAQLLRILSAPNWEKHPSLKTLVPSISSTNLASFFDENPCINPHVAASFLDFVIKNPNFKANVRLYASLLSILVQNKLVGMAEKICVLMIKSCESIDDAKFVEGLLRGLGFKLGVRCYNTLLMTLCRFLLIKEMKCVYLEMLGGKVLLNIYTFNTMVNGYCKLGNVGAAKLYVSKILQAGLRPDTHTYTSLILGYCRNKDVDNAFKVFMAMPQKGCRRNEVSYTNLIHGFCEVGKIDKALEIFSNMENDNCSPTVRTFTVLISALCTLGRMSASLNLFKKMAAKGCQPNAHTYTVLIDGFCKDKKFDEARGMLNEIARKRLSGSVVAYNALINGYCTEGMIDVAVEIFDMMELKNCRPNVRTYNELIRGFCRVKRIHKAMTLLDKMKEQKLSPSLITYNLLIHGQCVEGHVDNAVRLVNLVEEDNLVPDLWTYSAIIDALCKSGRVEEAHALFDSLHMKGIKPNEVTYTTLVDGYCKAEKIDCALSLFRKMLLQCCYPNSCTYSVLIEGLCKNGKLHEATKLLEKMVDRGVKPTIITYSVLLEQLLKEYAFDDAQKTCNQMMSLGYKPDVCIYTSFLLAFVNQGKLKEAEDLMTKMKKEGVHPDFKTYTVLIDGYGRLGLLHRAFGFLKDMIDAGCEPSNYTYSVIVKHLLIEKQKEKNSSQAGFNLNQNVTSTNITDIWKLIEFEFALNLLEKMVEFGCTPNVNTYKALISGLCREGRFEEAWMLVDHMKKKELTPDEDMYNSLLTCCCNLRMYEDAVRLLDVIFQCGYLPSLDSCKLIVCGLCDGRSSEKAKKVFCSLLNYGYNHDELAWKLLVDGLIKMGLVDICSELVSIMEENGCLLNPRTYSMLIDSLPK; via the coding sequence ATGCTACGATCAATACCCTTTTCTAAAACAGGTCAGACCCATCTCACATATCTCTTAATTTTCATCAAACACTTGTCTTTTTCATCTTCTTCACTCTCTAATTTAGCTACTTCTCTCCCCAAGATTCAATCTTTAAGTGCCCAACTCTTGCGTATTCTCTCTGCACCCAATTGGGAGAAACACCCATCTCTTAAAACTTTAGTTCCTTCCATTTCTTCAACTAATCTTGCTTCCTTTTTTGATGAAAATCCATGTATTAACCCTCATGTTGCTGCGTCTTTTCTTGATTTTGTTATTAAAAATCCAAACTTTAAGGCTAATGTGAGGTTGTATGCATCTTTGTTGAGTATTTTGGTGCAAAATAAGCTTGTGGGTATGGCTGAAAAGATTTGTGTTTTGATGATTAAGTCGTGTGAGTCGATAGATGATGCGAAATTTGTAGAGGGGTTGTTGAGGGGTTTGGGGTTTAAGCTTGGTGTTAGATGTTATAATACTTTGTTGATGACATTATGCAGGTTtcttttgataaaggaaatgaaATGTGTGTATTTAGAAATGTTAGGAGGTAAGGTTTTGCTGAATATTTACACGTTTAATACTATGGTTAATGGTTATTGCAAATTGGGGAATGTGGGTGCAGCTAAATTGTATGTGAGTAAGATTTTACAAGCCGGGTTGAGACCAGATACTCATACTTACACGTCTTTGATTTTAGGTTATTGTAGGAATAAGGATGTTGATAATGCATTTAAGGTGTTTATGGCTATGCCACAAAAGGGTTGTCGGAGAAATGAGGTCTCTTATACTAATTTAATTCATGGGTTTTGTGAAGTAGGGAAAATTGATAAAGCCCTTGAGATTTTTTCAAACATGGAGAATGATAATTGTTCTCCAACTGTGAGAACTTTTACAGTTTTGATTTCGGCCTTATGCACGTTAGGTAGGATGTCTGCATCATTAAATTTGTTTAAAAAAATGGCAGCGAAAGGTTGCCAGCCAAATGCGCACACATATACCGTGCTCATTGATGGCTTTTGTAAAGATAAGAAATTTGATGAAGCAAGAGGAATGCTAAACGAGATTGCTAGAAAAAGGTTGTCCGGAAGTGTAGTGGCGTACAATGCTTTAATTAATGGGTACTGTACAGAAGGAATGATTGATGTTGCAGTTGAGATATTTGACATGATGGAATTGAAAAACTGTAGGCCAAATGTTCGAACATATAATGAGTTAATTCGTGGCTTCTGTAGAGTCAAACGAATTCACAAGGCAATGACACTGCTGGATAAGATGAAAGAGCAAAAGTTGTCGCCTAGCCTTATCACATATAACTTGTTAATTCATGGGCAATGTGTGGAGGGACATGTTGATAACGCAGTTAGGCTGGTTAATTTAGTTGAGGAGGATAATCTGGTACCTGACTTGTGGACTTACAGTGCTATAATTGATGCTCTGTGTAAAAGTGGGAGGGTTGAAGAAGCTCATGCGCTGTTTGATTCACTCCACATGAAGGGTATAAAACCTAATGAAGTTACTTATACCACATTGGTGGATGGTTACTGCAAGGCAGAGAAGATCGACTGTGCCCTATCTTTGTTCAGGAAAATGCTTTTACAATGTTGCTATCCTAACTCATGCACCTATAGTGTGCTAATTGAAGGATTGTGCAAGAACGGAAAGTTGCACGAAGCAACAAAATTACTGGAAAAGATGGTAGATAGAGGTGTTAAACCAACAATTATTACTTATTCCGTGCTTCTTGAGCAATTACTCAAAGAGTATGCATTTGACGATGCTCAGAAGACCTGTAATCAAATGATGTCCTTAGGATATAAACCAGATGTTTGTATATATACGTCATTTCTTCTTGCATTTGTCAATCAAGGAAAGCTAAAAGAGGCTGAGGATCTAATGACTAAAATGAAGAAGGAAGGTGTTCATCCTGATTTCAAGACATACACAGTATTGATTGATGGGTATGGTCGGTTAGGATTGTTACATCGTGCCTTTGGTTTTCTTAAAGATATGATTGATGCTGGATGTGAACCTTCAAATTATACTTATTCAGTTATAGTAAAGCATTTGTTGATCGAAAAGCAGAAGGAAAAGAACAGCAGTCAAGCAGGATTTAATTTAAATCAGAATGTCACCTCAACTAATATTACTGATATTTGGAAACTGATTGAATTTGAATTTGCTCTCAATCTTCTGGAGAAGATGGTTGAGTTTGGTTGCACACCCAATGTTAACACTTACAAGGCACTTATATCTGGACTTTGTAGAGAAGGGCGCTTCGAAGAAGCATGGATGTTGGTTGATCATATGAAGAAGAAGGAGCTCACTCCTGATGAAGATATGTATAACTCTTTACTAACTTGTTGCTGCAACTTAAGAATGTACGAGGACGCAGTGAGGCTGCTTGATGTTATTTTTCAATGTGGGTATTTACCAAGTTTAGACTCTTGCAAATTGATTGTATGCGGATTATGTGACGGTAGAAGTAGTGAGAAGGCTAAGAAAGTTTTTTGCAGTCTTCTGAATTATGGGTATAATCATGATGAACTAGCATGGAAACTTCTTGTTGATGGCTTGATTAAGATGGGCCTTGTCGACATATGCTCAGAACTGGTGAGCATTATGGAGGAAAACGGTTGCCTGCTTAATCCTCGTACATACTCAATGTTGATTGATAGTCTTCCTAAGTAA